The Gemmatimonadaceae bacterium genome segment GATTCTCTGCGCTGGAACAGCATCGGCGATCGCGGCACGATCGAGGCGGTCATCACGCGCACGTCGTGCAGCGATGGCATGTCGGACAAGCAATGGCCGTACCGCGCCCGTGTGGAGATAGGGGAGACGAAGTACGAGGGGTGCGCCGAGCAGCGGTGACTCGCGAGCGGGGACCGTAGGCTGGGGGTGACGGCGCGATCCGTCACCCCTTCGCGTTCACGCGACCCAGGGGGCCGTCTATCAGGCGCGCTATGGCGCACCGTGATCAGCGTCGTCGGCAAGCAGGTTGCTGTTCAGTTGACACAGTTCGCGCATCGGTCGCGTCATGGGTTCCGCGCGCGCCTGGCCCTTGCTGTCGGAACTCGACAGCAACAACTTCCGTAGTGTCGAAATCCGACAACACCTGCCGCCCGTTCCCATGCCCGAGTCCGACGTCCTCCGAGGCACCCTCGACCTGCTCATCCTCAAGGTGCTGAGCGCAGAACCCATGCACGGCTGGGGTGTCAGTCAGCGCATCCAGGAACGTTCACGCGGCGTGCTCGACGTGAACCAGGGCTCGCTCTACCCCGCGCTCCAGCGACTCGAACAGCGCGGGCTCGTCGACAGCGAGTGGCAGGTCACCGAACAGAACCGGCGCGCCAGGTACTACCGGCTCACGGCCGCTGGGCGCCGGGCGGTGGGGCAGGAAACGGCAAACTGGCGGCGTTACGTCACCGCGGTCGAGTACATCCTCGAGGCCTGAGCCCATGGGATTCCGCAACGCCTGGATGCGCGTGCGCGCCAATTTCCGCCGCGCGAGCGACGAGCAGGACCTGCAGGACGAGATCCAGTTCCACCTCGATCAGGAAACCGCGAAGCACGTTCGCCATGGAATCCCGCCTGACGAGGCCCGTCGACGCGCGCTGGCGGCGTTCGGCGGCGTCGAGCGGACCAAGGAGACGTATCGCGATGGGCGTGGCGACCGGCCACTGGCGGACGTCGGCGCCGACCTCGGGTTTGCGCTCCGCCTGCTGCGGCGCAACCCGACGTTGGCGGGCACGGTGATCCTCACGCTGGCCCTCGGCATGGGCTCGGTCGTGGCGATCTTCTCGGCGGTGAGCGCGGTCATCCTCCGCCCGCTGCCGTTCACCCAACCCGATCGACTCGTTGCGCTCTGGGAGAACAACGACGTGAAGGGGTGGCGTGGAGAGACGGCGGCGCCGGCGAACATGCTCGACTGGCGCGAACGCGTGTCGTCGTTCAGCGGGGTCGAGGCGTGGACGAACTTCACGGAGGAAGCGATCGTCGTGGGCGCCGGCGATCCCACGGCGCTGCGCGCCGTTGCGGTTACGGGCGGGTTCTTCAGGCTGCTCGGTGTGCGCCCCGCGTTAGGCGCCGGTTTCGATGACGGCGACACGTGGTCGACCGGCCGTCGCGTGGTGCTGCTCAGCCACCGCGCGTGGCGCGACAAGTTCGGCTCCGACTCCTCCGTGGTCGGTCGGACGCTCCGGGTCGACGGGCGCGACGCCGAAGTCGTGGGCGTGATGCCAGGGAGCTTCGGCCTGCCCTCCGAGGACACGGAGATGTGGACGCCGTCGCACTGGGATCCGCAGGACCGCGGGCAGGACTGGTTCCGTCGGGCGCACTTCATGCGGCCGGTGGCACGACTCGCCGCCGGTGTCTCCATCGAGCAGGCTCGCGCCGAGCTGATGACGGTGATGAGCGCGCTCGAACGCGAGCACCCCAGGATCAACGCGAGCATGAAAGCCGACCTCGGCCCGCTGCACGAGTACCTCGTGGGGTCCACGCGGCGCCCGTTGATGATCCTCCTGGGCGCGACGGGCCTGCTGCTGCTCATCGCGTGCGCCAACGTGGGCAATCTGCTGCTCGTCCGCGCCGCGGCGCGCGAGCGCGAGGTCGTCCTCCGTCGTGCGCTCGGCGCCAGCTGGGGACGCATCGTCAGGCAGGCGCTCACCGAAAGCGCTCTGCTGTCGCTGATCGGGGGAACGGTGGGCCTGGCGATCGGCTGGTGGGGCACGCGCGTGCTCGTCGCGTGGCAGCCTGCCGGACTGCTGCCGGTATCGAACGTTCAGCCCGATGCACGCGTCGTTGCGGTCGTGCTCATGCTGTGCGCCGCAAGCGCCGCGATCTTTGGCACGGCCCCGGCACTCTGGTCGGCGCAACGTCCAGCGGCCGATGCGCTCAAGGACGGCATGCGTGGCAGCAGTGCCGGGCGCAAGGCGCACCTGTGGGTGCACGGCCTCGCCGTGGGTGAAGTTGCTCTGGCCGTGACGCTCACCGTGGCCGCCGGCCTGTTCGTCCGCAGCTACCAGCGCCTCACGTTGGTCGACCCGGGGTTCGTGACGAGCGGCACGGTCGCGCTCACGCTGAGCCTTCCCACGCGCCGCGACGACCCGCCGCAGGCCCTCACCGCCTTCTACGACCAGCTGCTGGCGCGGCTGCGCGCGATCCCCGGCGTCGAGTATGCGGCGCTGACCTCGCACGTCCCGCTCACGGCCACCGGCCTCACGATGGACTTTGCGATCCGTGGTCGCGGAAGCGACGGCGCCGGTCGCGAGGTGCTGCACCGCCGGATGAGCCGCGACTATTTCAAGGCGATGGGCGTGCCACTCATCGCGGGCCGCACGTTCGAGGACGCCGACGGCATCGGTGGCGAGCCCGTGATCATCATCAACCAGACGCTTGCCACGCGATACTTTGCCGGACGCGACCCGATCGGGCAGTACATCGCGAATGACTTCACTCCCGACTCGTCATCCGTCTGGCGCCGTGTGATCGGGGTGGTCGGCGACGAACGGCAGGTCGCCGTCGGGACGCCGCCACAGATCGAGATCATCGACCCGATCTACCAGGACCCGCGCACGGGATTCCACGTCGTGGTGCGCGGGCGCGGCGATCCATCGGCGCTTTTTCGCCCCATCGAGTCGGCGATCTCCGCGTTGGACCCGATGCTGCCCGTGCTCTCCATCCGCACCATGGAGGGCATCGTCGACCGTTCGCTCGTGCGCGAACGGTTCATGGCGCTGCTGCTGGCCGCGTTCGCGGTCGTGGGCGCCATTCTCGCGGTCATCGGCGTGTACGGCGTCGTGGCGCAAGCGGCACAGCGCCGTATCCCCGAGATCGGCATCCGGCTCGCGCTCGGCGCCGCACCCGCCCACGTGCGATGGCTCATCCTTCGCCACGGGCTCGCGCTGACCGCTGCCGGGGCGGTCGTCGGATCCCTTGTCGCCTTCGCGGCCGGCGGCGTCCTGCGGCAGCTGCTCTTCGGCGTGTCTCCGCGCGATGCGTTCACCTTCGCCACGGTAATCGCGGCGATCGTCGTCACCGGTGTGTGTGCCGCGTGGTTCCCGGCGCGCCGCGTGCTGCGCCGCGGGGCATCGGAGGTCCTCAACCGTTAGGCGCATCCCGCACCAGCGTCACGATACGCACGTCGTGGCGCTGCGCGTCGAGCGCGTGCGGCACGGTCCACGCCTCGTCCACGGACAAGCGACGCTCCCGGCACGCCTGGAGGAACGCATCGAACCCCACGCGACCCGGGTCGGCGATGAACGCCACGCCGCGCGGACCGATCGTCGCCGCCAGCGCGTCTGCCACGAGTGGGCCGTAGCCGCGCTCGTACAGCACGTCGGCGCCCACGACCAGATCGAAGCGCCCGAGGTCCCGGGGAAGCTGGCGCCAGTCGACCAGGCGCGTCGTGATCGACACGCCCGTCGCGCGCAGCACGTTCGCCGCCGTGAACGCGAGCGCATCCTCGTAGTAATCGGTGGCCGTCAGCCGATACCCCGCACAGGCGAGCGCACACGCCACGAGTCCGCTCCCGCAACCGAGCTCCAGGGCCGTTCGACCGTCGCCCTGGTGCCTGACGAGCACGTCGGCCAGCACGCGCGCCGACGGCCAGATGTCGGCCCAGTACGGCAGCCGCTCGTCCCGCTCGAAATCGGGCTCGCTGATCAGCGCCTCGGCGCTGCGCGGATGTTCGAGCGTCCACGCATGGTCGCCGACACGGATCGTCGTTTCCGCGACGTCGAACCGGTCACGCAGGCTCATCTACAGCAAGAACTCCGCGGAGAGCGATGCGTCTTCGCTCGTCAGGAACGCGTTGACTCGCGAACCGGCCGCCACGTGTGATGGCTCCTCCGGGATGATGAGCAACGCGTTGGCCCGCGACATCGAGGTGAGGATGCCGGAGCCCTGGGGCCCGGTCAGTCGTGCCCCCAGCATGCCGTCGGGGCGGACGCTCACGATGGCGCGCAGGAAGTGCGTGAGGCGGGCCGCGATCGCCACGGGCTCCTCCAGCAGCACCGGCACGGGCCGACGATGCACGCGCGCGTGACCGAGCATGCGGCGGATCACCGGTCGCACAAATAGCTCGAAGGTGACCATCGCCGACACGGGATTTCCGGGCAGCGCAATCCACGGCGTGCCACCGAGCGTGCCGAACCCGATCGGTGCTCCGGGACGCATCTTCACCTTCCAGAAGTCGAGCGTGGCACCCGACGAGGCGAGCACGGCCCGGGTATGGTCGAACGCCCCTACACTCGCACCCGCCGAGGTGACTACCAGGTCTGCGCCGCGCGCCCGCGCCAGCAGGGCACGCAATGCCTCCGGGTCGTCGGGCGAGTTGCCGAGGAGCCGCGGCACACCGCCGTTGGCGCGAACGAGCGCCGAGAGCGTGTACGAGTTGGACGACACGATCTTGCGCCCGGCGAGGACGTCGTGGAACCGGTCGAGGTCCACGAGTTCGTCCCCCGAACCGAGGATCGCGACGATCGGCTGGCGGTGCACCGACACCGACCCGAGCCCCAACGACGCGAGCACGCCCACCTGCGCCGGCGCGATGGGCGTTCCGCGGGGGACGACGGTCGCGCCCGCGGGAAAGTCCTCGCCTCGCGGCCGGAGGTTCTTGCCGCTGTCGCGCGTGTCGCGGATTGCGACGGACTCGACGCCGTCGTCGGTGTCCTCCACGCGAACCACCGTGTCGGCCCCCTCGGGCACCGGTGCGCCCGTCATGATGCGCGTTGCCTCGCCTGGGCCGACGGGCCGCGAGGGAAACGCGCCGGCCGCCACCGTCTCCAGCACGCGCAGGAGCACGGGCGCGTTCGCGCTGGCGCCGGCTATGTCCGCGGCGCGCACGGCATAACCATCCATGGCCGAGTTGGTCCACGGAGGCATCGTGTACCCGGCGATCGCGTCCTCGGCCAGCACGCGCCCCACGGCGTCCAGAAGAGCGACGCGCTCGGGGTCCAACGGCAGAATGCCGGCGGTGACGCGCGCCGCGGCCTCGGCGACGGGAAGCATCAGCGGCGCCCTCCGAGCTGCGACAGCCGCACCGCGATCGCCTCGTGCAGCGCATCGACCTCGCGCGTGGGCACGGTGAAGTTGTTCGCGAGCAGGCTGAAGAGCAGCAGGCGCCCATCGGCGGTGGTCACGTATCCCGAGAGCGAACGAACCATGTCCAGCGTGCCGGTCTTTGCATGCACGTTTCCCTGCGCGGGTGTGCCCCGCATGCGCGTGCCAATCGTGCCGTCCACGCCGGCGATGGGAAGCGCACGGCGGAAGGTCTCGAAGAGCGGCCCCTGGCGCATGGCGTCGAGCACCGTGATGATCGTCGCCGGCGTCACCACGTTGTGCCGTGAGAGACCGCTCCCGTCACGCACCACGAAACCATCGGGTGCCGCACCCCACGCCACGAGCTGATCCCGCACGACACGGGCCCCGCTGTCGGCGGTCCCGGCGCCGCGCTTTGCTCGGCCCAG includes the following:
- a CDS encoding PadR family transcriptional regulator, whose amino-acid sequence is MPESDVLRGTLDLLILKVLSAEPMHGWGVSQRIQERSRGVLDVNQGSLYPALQRLEQRGLVDSEWQVTEQNRRARYYRLTAAGRRAVGQETANWRRYVTAVEYILEA
- a CDS encoding ABC transporter permease, whose protein sequence is MGFRNAWMRVRANFRRASDEQDLQDEIQFHLDQETAKHVRHGIPPDEARRRALAAFGGVERTKETYRDGRGDRPLADVGADLGFALRLLRRNPTLAGTVILTLALGMGSVVAIFSAVSAVILRPLPFTQPDRLVALWENNDVKGWRGETAAPANMLDWRERVSSFSGVEAWTNFTEEAIVVGAGDPTALRAVAVTGGFFRLLGVRPALGAGFDDGDTWSTGRRVVLLSHRAWRDKFGSDSSVVGRTLRVDGRDAEVVGVMPGSFGLPSEDTEMWTPSHWDPQDRGQDWFRRAHFMRPVARLAAGVSIEQARAELMTVMSALEREHPRINASMKADLGPLHEYLVGSTRRPLMILLGATGLLLLIACANVGNLLLVRAAAREREVVLRRALGASWGRIVRQALTESALLSLIGGTVGLAIGWWGTRVLVAWQPAGLLPVSNVQPDARVVAVVLMLCAASAAIFGTAPALWSAQRPAADALKDGMRGSSAGRKAHLWVHGLAVGEVALAVTLTVAAGLFVRSYQRLTLVDPGFVTSGTVALTLSLPTRRDDPPQALTAFYDQLLARLRAIPGVEYAALTSHVPLTATGLTMDFAIRGRGSDGAGREVLHRRMSRDYFKAMGVPLIAGRTFEDADGIGGEPVIIINQTLATRYFAGRDPIGQYIANDFTPDSSSVWRRVIGVVGDERQVAVGTPPQIEIIDPIYQDPRTGFHVVVRGRGDPSALFRPIESAISALDPMLPVLSIRTMEGIVDRSLVRERFMALLLAAFAVVGAILAVIGVYGVVAQAAQRRIPEIGIRLALGAAPAHVRWLILRHGLALTAAGAVVGSLVAFAAGGVLRQLLFGVSPRDAFTFATVIAAIVVTGVCAAWFPARRVLRRGASEVLNR
- a CDS encoding methyltransferase domain-containing protein, which codes for MSLRDRFDVAETTIRVGDHAWTLEHPRSAEALISEPDFERDERLPYWADIWPSARVLADVLVRHQGDGRTALELGCGSGLVACALACAGYRLTATDYYEDALAFTAANVLRATGVSITTRLVDWRQLPRDLGRFDLVVGADVLYERGYGPLVADALAATIGPRGVAFIADPGRVGFDAFLQACRERRLSVDEAWTVPHALDAQRHDVRIVTLVRDAPNG
- a CDS encoding molybdopterin molybdotransferase MoeA, giving the protein MLPVAEAAARVTAGILPLDPERVALLDAVGRVLAEDAIAGYTMPPWTNSAMDGYAVRAADIAGASANAPVLLRVLETVAAGAFPSRPVGPGEATRIMTGAPVPEGADTVVRVEDTDDGVESVAIRDTRDSGKNLRPRGEDFPAGATVVPRGTPIAPAQVGVLASLGLGSVSVHRQPIVAILGSGDELVDLDRFHDVLAGRKIVSSNSYTLSALVRANGGVPRLLGNSPDDPEALRALLARARGADLVVTSAGASVGAFDHTRAVLASSGATLDFWKVKMRPGAPIGFGTLGGTPWIALPGNPVSAMVTFELFVRPVIRRMLGHARVHRRPVPVLLEEPVAIAARLTHFLRAIVSVRPDGMLGARLTGPQGSGILTSMSRANALLIIPEEPSHVAAGSRVNAFLTSEDASLSAEFLL